GCCCGGGCCTCCTGAAGCACCTGCCCCGGCGTCACGTCGTCCACGAAGGAGGAGCGGTGGTCGCAGCGGCCCTCCATACAGTTCAGGCCGCACTCGGGGCAGTTCAGGCGCCAGGAGAGGACCGGGCGGTGCCGGGTGCGGCCCAGCGTTCCGGCGTTGATGGCGTTGCCGCACCAGTAGATGCCCACCGTCCGCGCGCCCACCGCCGCCCCCAGGTGGAGCGGGCCGGAGTCGTTGGACACGACCAGGGCGCAGCGCGAGAGCAGGCCCGCCAGCCCTCCGATGCTGAGCCGCCCACAGGTATCCACGGCGGGGGAACGCATGGCGGCCAGCACGCCCTCCACCAGATGCGCCTCGTCCCCGGCCCCCGTGACGACGATGCGGGCTCCCGCGTCACTCAGCGCGTCCGCGACCTGGGCGAAATGTGCCGGACTCCAGCGGCGCCGGGGGTCGCCCGCGCCGGGGTGGAGGGCCACCAGGGGCGCCGCGTCCTCCGGCACCACGACCCGGGCCTCGGCCAGATCGCTCTCCGTCACGGTTAGGCGCGGTTCGAGCGTGACGGCGGCGGCTCCAGCAAGCGCGACGACCTCCAAGTTCCGCGCGATCTCGTTCTGCCAGTACACGTAGGGCACCATCCGGTCGAGCGGGGCGGCGTCCGGGGTACGCGAGCCCACCGTCACCCGGGCACCCAGCCGCCGCACGAAGGGGTTGGAATACCGCCCGCCCCCGTGGAGCTGCACGGCCAGGTCGAAGCGTTCGTCCCCCATCCGGCGGAAGAATTCGTCCATCTCGGCGGAGTCCTCGTCCGCGTGGCCGTCGCGCCCGACGTACACGCCCCGGCTGGGGGGCACCGCCACCACCCGGTCGAGGGGGCCGGGGCGACCCTGGAGAAACCGGGCGTGCCAGGGCTGGCCCAGCAGCACGATCTCGGCGTCCGGGTACGCCGCCCGCAGGGCCTCCAGCGCGGGGAGGGAGAACATGTAATCCCCCAGCGCGTTGGCCCGCAGCACGGCGATCTTCCGCACGTCTTCGAGGCGATGGTCGGGCTTCAAGCGGCGACTTCCCGGTGGGTGGCGAGGATTGGGCTCATGGCGGCCCACATGCTGCCACGGGGCGGAACGGACGGGGGGTTCCCTTCGGACTCGCTCAAGGGGGCTGCGGCGGGGAAGACGGGGACTTGGGAGGAACCTGGTTCGTCCTGGCAATCCCGATGGGCTCTCCTGGGCTCTCTTTGGACCCTAGAACGGCCAGCAAACTCCTTCTTCGACTCCTAACCCATGAACGGCGTCATCGGCCCCTTCACGGCCCTCTCAGCGCCTCGCGGGCTGGGCGGATGAGATGACCTCATCGGTCGGTGCGTAACCCCTGGCCTGCAACTCGTACAGGGCGGCGTACCGGCCCCCCTGAGCGAGGAGGGCGGCGTGACTCCCCGACTCCACGATCTTGCCGCCCTCCAGCACGATGATCTGGTCAGCGAGGCGCACGGTGGAGAAGCGGTGGGAGATCAGCAGGGTGATGCGGTCGCGGGCCTGCGCCCGC
This sequence is a window from Deinococcus aerius. Protein-coding genes within it:
- a CDS encoding glycosyltransferase family 9 protein, which gives rise to MKPDHRLEDVRKIAVLRANALGDYMFSLPALEALRAAYPDAEIVLLGQPWHARFLQGRPGPLDRVVAVPPSRGVYVGRDGHADEDSAEMDEFFRRMGDERFDLAVQLHGGGRYSNPFVRRLGARVTVGSRTPDAAPLDRMVPYVYWQNEIARNLEVVALAGAAAVTLEPRLTVTESDLAEARVVVPEDAAPLVALHPGAGDPRRRWSPAHFAQVADALSDAGARIVVTGAGDEAHLVEGVLAAMRSPAVDTCGRLSIGGLAGLLSRCALVVSNDSGPLHLGAAVGARTVGIYWCGNAINAGTLGRTRHRPVLSWRLNCPECGLNCMEGRCDHRSSFVDDVTPGQVLQEARALLADVGGITQP